From Streptosporangium album, the proteins below share one genomic window:
- a CDS encoding peptidoglycan D,D-transpeptidase FtsI family protein: protein MNGPLKRAALACLLMFGLLMLNVNYLQAVRAEDLSADPRNTRNFYARYEVERGRITAGNKVLAESVDTGSNKFRFERRYPEGKVYAPITGFFAPESERDMERAENSLLNGTSADLLIRRSIDLFTAKRTKGANVDLTIDPRAQEAAYKMLGASGKKGALVAIEPKTGAILAMVSIPTYDPNLLSKANKLEVNKASKKLETDKDQPMLNRAIEQTYAPGSTFKVVTLSAYLESDDTLGPQSQVDAPQVLDLPNTTVGLPNHGGSACGSGRVTLSFALEQSCNTPFGKIGMELGYDALKDQAAKFGIGGDPLAIPMSVAASGIGREEDKAALAQASIGQRSNQMTPLQMAMVAAGVANNGVVMKPYLVNKIADAEGGEVQSASPEKLSTAMSEDSARKLQEMMVNVVKQGTARAAQIPGVTVGGKTGTAETAPGKAPHAWFISFAPVEDPKVAVALIVESGSAGGEASGGLTAAPIAKSVMEAVLGR, encoded by the coding sequence ATGAACGGCCCCCTCAAGCGCGCCGCCCTGGCCTGTCTGCTCATGTTCGGCCTGCTCATGCTCAACGTGAACTACCTGCAGGCCGTACGGGCGGAGGACCTGAGCGCGGACCCGCGCAACACCCGCAACTTCTACGCCCGTTATGAGGTCGAGCGAGGCCGGATCACCGCGGGGAACAAGGTGCTCGCCGAGTCGGTCGACACCGGCAGCAACAAATTCCGGTTCGAGCGGCGCTATCCCGAAGGCAAGGTCTACGCCCCCATCACCGGCTTCTTCGCGCCGGAGAGCGAGCGCGACATGGAGCGGGCCGAGAACAGCCTGCTCAACGGCACCAGCGCCGACCTGCTGATCCGGCGCAGCATCGACCTGTTCACCGCCAAGAGGACCAAGGGCGCCAACGTCGACCTGACGATCGACCCCAGGGCGCAGGAGGCTGCCTACAAGATGCTGGGCGCCAGCGGCAAGAAGGGCGCGCTGGTCGCGATCGAGCCGAAGACCGGGGCGATCCTCGCCATGGTCTCGATCCCCACCTACGACCCCAACCTGCTGTCCAAGGCCAACAAGTTGGAGGTCAACAAGGCCTCCAAGAAGCTGGAGACCGACAAGGACCAGCCGATGCTGAACCGGGCGATCGAGCAGACCTACGCGCCGGGCTCGACCTTCAAGGTGGTGACCCTGTCGGCCTACCTGGAGAGCGACGACACCCTCGGCCCGCAGAGCCAGGTGGACGCCCCGCAGGTGCTCGACCTGCCCAACACCACGGTCGGCCTGCCCAACCACGGCGGCTCGGCGTGCGGCTCCGGCCGTGTGACGCTGTCGTTCGCGCTGGAGCAGTCCTGCAACACGCCGTTCGGCAAGATCGGCATGGAGCTGGGCTACGACGCCCTCAAGGACCAGGCCGCGAAGTTCGGCATCGGCGGTGACCCGCTGGCGATCCCCATGTCCGTCGCGGCCAGCGGGATCGGCCGCGAGGAGGACAAGGCCGCGCTCGCCCAGGCCTCGATCGGCCAGCGCAGCAACCAGATGACCCCGCTGCAGATGGCCATGGTCGCCGCGGGCGTCGCCAACAACGGCGTGGTCATGAAGCCCTACCTGGTGAACAAGATCGCGGACGCTGAGGGCGGCGAGGTCCAGAGCGCCAGCCCCGAGAAGCTCTCCACCGCGATGAGCGAGGACAGCGCGCGCAAGCTGCAGGAGATGATGGTCAACGTCGTCAAGCAGGGCACCGCCAGGGCCGCGCAGATCCCCGGGGTGACCGTGGGCGGCAAGACCGGCACCGCCGAGACCGCTCCGGGCAAGGCCCCCCACGCGTGGTTCATCTCGTTCGCCCCCGTCGAGGACCCCAAGGTCGCCGTCGCCCTCATCGTCGAGTCCGGCAGCGCCGGTGGCGAGGCCTCGGGCGGTCTCACCGCAGCGCCCATCGCCAAGAGCGTGATGGAAGCGGTGCTGGGCAGATGA
- a CDS encoding serine/threonine-protein kinase encodes MTALLGGRYRPLGRIATGGMGEVWRARDELLGREVAVKLLRRHTAADPAFRERFRREARIAAGLADPGIAQVFDYGEADDVAYLVMELVPGESLASILARDGRLSVEITLDVIYQTAKALQAAHGAGIIHRDIKPGNLLVTGDGVVKVTDFGIARALEASSMTQTGTVLGTAQYVSPEQASGEPLTLATDVYSLGVVAYECLAGRPPFVASTQVAIALMHLNETPPPLPGSVPEAVRDLVTACLSKSPALRPAGVGELAGRAYALRESLTTPGAAGLAMLTDPAGWRMEPAGEWPQEIAPALATGTGPAPVAGPDRGTAPQPTPAGTAPTAPGRRGLRRRTVIVAAAGCAAAVGLGTLVAYELADRGGDSRPAEPFTSPSPVVTPSKVRPSRTKPAMSRAPVSPSKPLRPSPTPSATVSTSVTPSPRPTTSPPPSPSPTTSTPTPTTPTATPSLTPTNTIPGNGDTEPPNGET; translated from the coding sequence ATGACCGCGTTGCTCGGGGGCCGGTACCGCCCGTTGGGGCGGATCGCGACGGGCGGCATGGGCGAGGTCTGGCGGGCCAGGGACGAGCTGCTCGGCCGCGAGGTGGCGGTGAAGCTGCTCCGCCGGCACACGGCCGCCGATCCGGCCTTCCGCGAGCGGTTCCGCCGGGAGGCGAGGATCGCGGCGGGCCTGGCCGACCCCGGGATCGCCCAGGTCTTCGACTACGGCGAGGCCGACGACGTCGCCTACCTGGTGATGGAGCTGGTCCCCGGCGAGTCTCTGGCGAGCATCCTGGCGCGTGACGGCAGGCTGAGTGTCGAGATCACCCTGGACGTGATCTACCAGACCGCCAAGGCTCTGCAGGCCGCCCACGGCGCGGGGATCATCCACCGGGATATCAAACCGGGCAATCTCCTGGTAACGGGGGACGGTGTGGTGAAGGTCACAGATTTCGGCATCGCCAGGGCGCTGGAGGCCTCGTCGATGACCCAGACCGGCACCGTGCTCGGCACCGCGCAGTACGTCAGCCCCGAGCAGGCGTCGGGCGAGCCGCTGACCTTGGCGACCGACGTCTACTCGCTCGGCGTGGTCGCCTACGAGTGCCTGGCGGGCCGTCCGCCGTTCGTCGCCAGCACCCAGGTGGCGATCGCGCTCATGCACCTGAACGAGACGCCTCCGCCGCTGCCCGGAAGCGTGCCCGAGGCGGTGCGCGACCTGGTCACGGCCTGCCTGTCGAAGTCCCCCGCCCTGCGCCCGGCCGGCGTCGGGGAACTGGCCGGACGGGCATATGCGCTGCGCGAGTCGCTCACCACCCCGGGCGCCGCCGGCCTCGCCATGCTCACGGATCCGGCGGGATGGCGGATGGAACCCGCGGGCGAGTGGCCCCAGGAGATCGCCCCCGCCCTGGCCACCGGCACGGGACCGGCCCCGGTGGCGGGACCGGACAGGGGTACGGCCCCGCAGCCGACTCCGGCGGGCACCGCGCCGACCGCCCCGGGCCGTCGTGGCCTGCGCCGGAGGACGGTGATCGTCGCGGCGGCGGGGTGCGCCGCCGCCGTCGGGCTGGGCACGCTGGTGGCCTACGAACTGGCGGATCGCGGCGGCGACAGCCGGCCGGCGGAGCCGTTCACCTCGCCGAGTCCGGTCGTCACTCCGTCCAAGGTACGGCCCAGCAGAACGAAGCCGGCGATGAGCAGAGCGCCGGTCTCACCGAGCAAGCCGCTCCGCCCTTCACCCACGCCTTCGGCTACGGTAAGCACATCGGTCACACCCAGCCCCCGGCCGACCACGTCGCCACCGCCCAGCCCCAGCCCGACTACTTCGACTCCGACGCCCACCACCCCGACGGCGACACCGAGCCTTACACCGACGAACACCATTCCCGGAAACGGCGACACAGAGCCGCCGAATGGGGAGACGTGA
- the pknB gene encoding Stk1 family PASTA domain-containing Ser/Thr kinase, translating into MTQPRRLGDRYELDGVVGRGGMAEVYRARDIRLDRIVAIKTLRADLARDHIFQARFRREAQSAASLNHPSIVAVYDTGEDVAGSAPVPYIVMEYVDGRTLRDLLRADRRLMPERAAELVDGILRALDYSHRGGIVHRDIKPANIMITNNGDVKVMDFGIARAMADSAATMTQTAQVIGTAQYLSPEQARGERVDARSDIYSTGCVLYELLTGQPPFTGDSPVAIAYQHVREDPIPPSQIDPEIPKWADAIVLKAMAKDPAHRYQSAGEMRADIQRAMSGIPMDAQTMALANNHGSATRTMQAPGAPGGPATQRTTAVPAYEYGTEEGGRGERGRRRQQNSGNTAVKTAAWILVPLLVIGAFIGVGYMFLSSPGDTTASDKIKLPSLTSQTVIAATKTLEDLKLKVKTVETYDDEVRKDTVIKTDPVAGTEVDEGAEITLTVSKGAEKIEVPSVVGMTTEEAKAALEEAGFKATVQPISSGGPQDKVIKSDPEAGKKANKGTSVRIYIPKEAIEVPSVVGISVNDAKTMLKDSGFLKVKVVEQASDQVKGTVLSQAPEAGAKIQPSITITLVVSSGQAPTPTEQPLPTDEPTVTDQPEQPVPTDTEDPFFEDPPSDLNG; encoded by the coding sequence ATGACTCAGCCCCGACGCCTCGGCGATCGCTACGAGCTTGACGGCGTCGTCGGGCGTGGCGGCATGGCCGAGGTCTATCGCGCCCGAGACATCCGGCTGGATCGGATCGTCGCCATCAAGACACTCCGCGCGGACCTGGCAAGGGACCACATCTTCCAGGCCCGTTTCCGGCGGGAGGCGCAGTCCGCCGCGTCGCTGAACCACCCGTCCATCGTCGCGGTCTACGACACCGGCGAGGACGTGGCGGGCAGCGCGCCGGTGCCGTACATCGTGATGGAGTACGTCGACGGCCGCACGCTGCGCGACCTGCTCCGGGCCGATCGGCGGCTGATGCCCGAGCGGGCCGCCGAGCTGGTCGACGGGATCCTGCGGGCGCTGGACTACAGCCACCGCGGCGGCATCGTCCACCGGGACATCAAGCCGGCGAACATCATGATCACCAACAACGGTGACGTCAAGGTGATGGACTTCGGCATCGCCCGCGCGATGGCCGACTCGGCCGCGACCATGACACAGACCGCCCAGGTCATCGGCACCGCGCAGTATCTGTCGCCGGAGCAGGCCAGGGGCGAGCGGGTCGACGCCCGCAGTGACATCTACTCCACCGGCTGCGTGCTGTACGAGCTGCTGACCGGGCAGCCGCCGTTCACCGGCGACTCCCCCGTCGCGATCGCCTACCAGCACGTGCGCGAGGACCCGATCCCGCCGTCGCAGATCGACCCGGAGATCCCCAAATGGGCCGATGCCATCGTGCTCAAGGCGATGGCCAAGGACCCGGCGCACCGCTACCAGAGCGCCGGGGAGATGCGGGCCGACATCCAGCGGGCGATGTCCGGCATCCCGATGGACGCCCAGACGATGGCGCTGGCCAACAACCACGGCTCGGCCACCCGGACGATGCAGGCTCCCGGTGCCCCCGGCGGACCGGCGACCCAGCGCACCACCGCCGTCCCGGCCTACGAATACGGCACGGAGGAGGGCGGCCGCGGCGAGCGCGGCCGGCGCCGGCAGCAGAACAGCGGCAACACCGCCGTCAAGACCGCCGCGTGGATCCTGGTCCCGCTCCTGGTCATCGGTGCCTTCATCGGGGTGGGCTACATGTTCCTGAGCTCCCCCGGCGACACCACCGCGTCGGACAAGATCAAGCTTCCGTCCCTGACCTCGCAGACCGTGATCGCGGCGACCAAGACGCTTGAGGACCTCAAGCTGAAGGTCAAGACCGTCGAGACGTACGACGACGAGGTGCGCAAGGACACCGTGATCAAGACCGATCCGGTGGCCGGCACCGAGGTCGACGAGGGCGCTGAGATCACCCTTACGGTCTCCAAGGGCGCGGAGAAGATCGAGGTGCCCTCCGTGGTCGGCATGACCACGGAGGAGGCCAAGGCGGCTCTGGAGGAGGCGGGCTTCAAGGCGACTGTGCAGCCCATCAGCTCCGGCGGCCCGCAGGACAAGGTGATCAAGAGTGACCCCGAGGCGGGGAAAAAGGCCAACAAGGGCACCTCTGTCCGGATCTACATCCCCAAGGAGGCCATCGAGGTCCCGAGCGTGGTCGGGATCTCGGTCAACGACGCGAAGACCATGCTCAAGGACTCGGGCTTCCTCAAGGTCAAGGTCGTCGAGCAGGCGAGTGACCAGGTGAAGGGCACCGTCCTCAGCCAGGCTCCCGAGGCCGGGGCCAAGATCCAGCCGAGTATCACGATCACGCTGGTCGTCTCCAGCGGGCAGGCCCCGACGCCGACCGAGCAGCCGCTCCCCACCGATG